A window of the Nibribacter ruber genome harbors these coding sequences:
- a CDS encoding basic secretory protein-like protein: MKLTITLLLAFSCLFSVKANAQTTTIKKGKYTLTFINQDPKLDPAIQDKLVNAFFKVYPKEAKRFNKNTVKNVTVTIDTAYTGVAYAHDGKITIASQWLHKRPNDIDVITHEAMHLVQAYPPDSGPGWLTEGIADYVRHVYGVDNAGANWSLPDLTDKHHYTNSYRITARFLLWVEKNFNKKLVDKLDVHMRNQTYTPVLWKALTGKTVDELWEAYKANPAI, encoded by the coding sequence ATGAAACTTACCATTACCCTATTGCTGGCCTTCAGCTGTTTATTTTCTGTGAAGGCAAACGCCCAAACTACTACTATCAAGAAAGGAAAATACACGCTCACCTTCATCAACCAAGACCCGAAGTTGGATCCGGCCATCCAAGACAAGTTGGTGAATGCCTTTTTCAAGGTCTATCCCAAAGAGGCGAAGCGCTTTAACAAGAACACCGTTAAAAACGTGACGGTCACCATTGACACTGCCTACACCGGAGTGGCATACGCGCATGACGGCAAAATCACTATTGCCTCCCAGTGGTTGCATAAACGCCCCAATGACATTGACGTGATTACCCATGAGGCCATGCACCTGGTGCAAGCGTATCCGCCGGACAGCGGTCCTGGCTGGCTTACCGAAGGCATTGCCGACTATGTGCGCCACGTGTACGGAGTAGACAACGCGGGTGCCAACTGGTCCTTACCAGATCTCACCGACAAACACCATTACACCAACAGCTACCGCATCACAGCCCGCTTTCTACTCTGGGTTGAAAAGAATTTCAATAAGAAGCTGGTAGACAAACTAGATGTTCACATGCGCAACCAGACCTACACCCCAGTCCTCTGGAAAGCCTTGACTGGAAAAACCGTTGATGAGCTCTGGGAGGCATACAAAGCCAATCCGGCTATTTAA
- a CDS encoding efflux RND transporter periplasmic adaptor subunit, whose translation MKKLLYILVAVVLIGAVAYTLNKNKKEMTAKAAVAEIKSEAIPVTLTQVENAKLDKSFTAQGNFEPIQSLTLVSEISGQIQKVYKRKGDKVRAGELLLQVEDNTSAANLATANANYQKALKDLERMKNLIAGDAVTKRQLEEAQINVNATRAQLVAARQNQANTRVTAPINGQINAMYIEVGSYLNANAGTRLYDIVNVDRLKLNVKVSESEVLLINRGQKVKVTANAGGAQEYEGTVTAIGAAADASLKYDVEIEVKNTANNNLRAGMYGTAFFPVNAQRDALLLPREAIVGSIQDPSVWVVSNDKASLRKVKVGIVTQDQVEILDGVQPGENIVRTGQINLREGIQVTTLK comes from the coding sequence ATGAAAAAACTACTCTATATCCTGGTTGCTGTTGTATTGATAGGCGCAGTAGCCTATACCTTGAACAAGAACAAAAAGGAAATGACGGCCAAAGCCGCCGTTGCTGAGATCAAGAGTGAAGCCATTCCGGTTACCCTAACCCAGGTGGAGAATGCCAAGCTGGACAAGTCGTTCACGGCGCAGGGAAATTTTGAGCCCATCCAGAGCCTTACCTTAGTTTCTGAGATTTCTGGCCAGATCCAGAAGGTATACAAGCGCAAAGGCGACAAGGTACGTGCCGGTGAGCTGCTGTTGCAGGTAGAAGACAATACGTCTGCTGCCAACCTGGCCACCGCCAACGCCAACTACCAGAAAGCCTTGAAAGACCTGGAGCGCATGAAAAACCTGATTGCCGGCGATGCCGTGACCAAACGCCAATTAGAAGAGGCCCAAATCAACGTGAATGCCACCCGCGCTCAGTTGGTAGCCGCCCGTCAGAACCAGGCCAACACCCGCGTGACGGCTCCCATCAACGGCCAGATCAACGCCATGTACATTGAAGTAGGTTCTTACCTGAACGCCAACGCTGGCACCAGGCTGTATGACATTGTGAACGTAGACCGCCTGAAGCTGAACGTGAAGGTATCTGAGTCTGAGGTACTGCTCATCAACCGTGGCCAGAAGGTGAAAGTGACCGCTAATGCCGGTGGTGCTCAGGAGTACGAAGGCACGGTCACCGCCATTGGCGCCGCCGCAGACGCCAGCCTCAAGTATGACGTGGAGATTGAAGTAAAGAACACCGCTAACAACAACCTGCGCGCCGGTATGTACGGCACGGCCTTCTTCCCGGTAAACGCCCAGCGTGATGCGCTTTTGTTGCCGCGTGAGGCCATTGTAGGGAGCATCCAGGATCCTAGCGTTTGGGTGGTGAGCAATGACAAAGCCAGCCTGCGCAAAGTGAAAGTGGGGATTGTGACCCAGGACCAGGTAGAGATTCTGGACGGCGTACAGCCCGGCGAGAACATTGTCCGGACAGGACAGATCAACCTGCGCGAAGGCATTCAGGTGACCACCCTTAAGTAA
- a CDS encoding DUF6056 family protein translates to MRISAFFKEKWAHRTILLLAFLALAALLCLTQFIHPAADDYGYALRDSQQSFWAIQKETYLHWSGRYFGTAILQLNPLQYGSFTGYRIVSFCMILGFAAGLYLLVEHLFKTTWPASNRRALAALLFLLYLVQCPSLPEAFFWLTGFLTYTVSCVLFLLVLVLLRQLILSDITGIKTGYWVVASALGVMIIGSNEISLIMLMSTLLVILAYHWQQKTPSRFHLMLVFLICLFAALVMVLAPGNYQRMGEEAKAQNLLWSVLYSTGLTVIAFVKWAIPLIVGSLVYILYIFPKKSAGPTSKLFAVDTRWIVLVYVATLFAMHFLFVWSTGERPTPRLENVIYFYLFLGWFYLLHLLLVRYQASTSALPLAFPRLVPALVLLLFAGTLLTQQNPFTTAFSDIVTGKAAGYHAQMQARYELLTTSRCKTCALPPLTKVPASITFIDIAPKDDTVHGWVNVGTAAYWKKDSVYLSQPNPPLQENKNSLVEWGKTLLSN, encoded by the coding sequence ATGAGGATTTCTGCTTTCTTCAAAGAAAAATGGGCTCACCGCACCATCCTGCTACTAGCGTTTCTGGCGTTGGCGGCCTTGCTGTGTCTTACGCAATTCATCCATCCCGCCGCCGATGACTATGGCTATGCTTTACGTGACAGCCAGCAAAGTTTCTGGGCCATCCAGAAAGAAACGTATCTGCATTGGTCGGGACGCTATTTCGGGACGGCTATTCTTCAGTTGAATCCGTTGCAGTATGGCTCTTTCACGGGTTACAGGATCGTTTCTTTTTGCATGATTCTTGGGTTTGCGGCGGGGTTGTATCTATTGGTAGAACACCTGTTCAAAACTACCTGGCCTGCCAGCAATAGACGCGCCTTGGCGGCTTTGTTATTCCTGTTGTATCTGGTGCAATGCCCCAGCCTGCCCGAAGCGTTTTTCTGGCTCACGGGCTTTCTGACCTACACGGTTTCTTGTGTCCTGTTTCTGTTAGTATTGGTCTTGCTAAGGCAACTTATCCTTTCTGATATCACTGGTATAAAAACGGGCTATTGGGTGGTGGCAAGTGCGTTGGGCGTTATGATCATCGGCTCCAATGAAATTTCCTTGATTATGCTCATGAGCACGCTCCTGGTCATTCTAGCGTATCACTGGCAGCAGAAAACACCCTCCAGGTTTCACCTAATGCTCGTTTTCTTGATCTGTCTTTTTGCAGCCCTTGTGATGGTATTAGCGCCCGGCAATTATCAAAGGATGGGGGAAGAGGCCAAGGCTCAGAACTTGCTTTGGTCGGTTCTGTACAGTACCGGGCTGACGGTCATTGCCTTCGTCAAATGGGCCATTCCCTTGATAGTGGGCTCACTGGTTTACATACTATATATCTTCCCTAAGAAGTCTGCCGGCCCTACCTCCAAACTTTTTGCAGTAGACACCCGGTGGATTGTGCTAGTGTATGTTGCCACGCTGTTTGCCATGCATTTCCTCTTTGTCTGGTCCACGGGTGAGCGTCCCACGCCCCGGCTGGAGAACGTGATATACTTTTACCTGTTCTTAGGTTGGTTCTACTTGTTGCATTTGCTGTTGGTACGATATCAGGCAAGTACTAGCGCCTTACCGTTGGCTTTCCCTAGGCTGGTCCCGGCCCTAGTGCTTTTGCTTTTTGCAGGTACCTTACTTACCCAGCAAAACCCTTTCACCACGGCCTTCTCAGATATAGTTACCGGTAAAGCTGCTGGTTATCACGCACAGATGCAGGCGCGGTATGAGCTGCTTACCACCTCCAGATGTAAGACCTGCGCTCTCCCTCCTTTAACCAAAGTACCTGCTTCCATCACCTTTATTGATATTGCTCCTAAAGACGATACCGTCCATGGCTGGGTGAACGTAGGCACTGCGGCATACTGGAAGAAAGACAGCGTTTACCTGTCCCAACCCAATCCGCCCCTTCAAGAAAATAAAAATAGCCTGGTAGAATGGGGCAAGACTTTGCTTTCCAACTAA
- the mgrA gene encoding L-glyceraldehyde 3-phosphate reductase: protein MAYTPSPARYSAMEYRRCGTSGLKLPALSLGLWHNFGHVDVLENSRQILHDAFDAGVTHFDLANNYGPPPGSAEENFGKILHEDFRNHRDELIISTKAGYRMWEGPYGEWGSRKYLISSLDQSLKRMNLDYVDIFYSHRPDPDTPLEETMGALDSIVRQGKALYVGISNYETAEAKRAIEILKELGTPCLIHQPKYSMFVRWVEESLLDLLEDKGVGCIPFSPLAQGLLTNKYLKGIPVNSRAAKPHGFLQEEDITEQRIQQIQKLNNLAQERGQSLAQMALAWLLKDPRVTSVLIGASTPAQLADSLKCMQNTQFSTDELAQIETILQTK from the coding sequence ATGGCTTATACTCCCTCGCCGGCGCGCTACAGCGCCATGGAATACCGCCGCTGCGGTACCAGCGGATTAAAATTACCGGCTCTTTCTCTGGGGCTGTGGCACAACTTCGGGCATGTGGACGTGCTGGAGAATTCCCGCCAGATTCTGCATGATGCCTTTGATGCCGGTGTCACCCACTTTGATTTGGCTAACAACTATGGTCCGCCGCCCGGCTCTGCCGAGGAGAACTTCGGGAAGATTCTGCACGAGGATTTCAGGAATCACCGCGATGAGCTCATCATCTCCACCAAGGCCGGCTACCGCATGTGGGAGGGACCCTATGGCGAATGGGGTTCTAGAAAATACCTTATCTCCAGCCTGGACCAAAGCCTGAAGCGCATGAACCTGGACTACGTGGATATTTTTTACAGCCACCGCCCAGACCCAGACACGCCCTTGGAGGAAACCATGGGCGCCCTGGATTCCATTGTGCGCCAGGGCAAAGCTTTATACGTGGGCATTTCTAATTATGAAACTGCAGAGGCTAAGCGCGCCATTGAAATTTTAAAGGAACTGGGTACGCCCTGTCTCATCCATCAGCCCAAGTATTCCATGTTCGTGCGCTGGGTAGAAGAGAGCCTTCTGGATTTATTAGAGGACAAAGGAGTGGGTTGCATTCCGTTCTCACCGCTGGCGCAGGGCCTGCTCACCAACAAATACTTGAAAGGCATTCCGGTGAACTCACGCGCCGCCAAGCCTCATGGTTTCTTGCAGGAAGAAGACATCACCGAGCAACGAATCCAGCAGATTCAGAAACTGAATAATCTGGCCCAAGAGCGCGGTCAATCTCTGGCGCAGATGGCCTTGGCCTGGCTTTTGAAGGACCCGCGCGTGACGTCTGTCTTGATTGGGGCCAGCACACCGGCTCAACTGGCAGACTCTCTCAAGTGTATGCAAAACACCCAATTCAGCACAGACGAATTGGCGCAGATAGAAACCATTCTACAGACCAAATAG
- a CDS encoding efflux RND transporter permease subunit, which translates to MNITKLSIQRSTLVVVVFTVLTLLGVVSYNSLNYELLPKFSPPVLTITTLYPGASPNEVENSVTKEIEDALSALENVKEMKGTSLESFSIITIQLNQGTNVDLSLQDAQRKINAILARLPEDADPPTLNKFDFDDLPIIKMGATANMPATQFFDLIENKIKPELSRVPGMAQIKILGGSEREIKVNIQADKLEAYGISILQVQQKIKNSNLDFPTGRIKNENGQTQLRLAGKYQNLDQLRNLVIKDDQNGVVRLSDLAEVQDTQKDTDVLSRINSKPSVGITIQKQSDANAVEVSAQTKAALANLEKIYANQGLKFNIASDSSDFTLEAADSVIHDLIIAVILVAVVMLLFLHSLRNAVIVMISIPASLVATFIAMYLLGYSLNLMSLLALSLVVGILVDDAIVVIENIYRHMEMGKNPAQAAYDGIKEIMATVTSITLVIVVVFVPIALSTGLVSDILRQFAVVVAIATMISLFVAFTLIPLLASRFSKLEHVSDKNIFGRFILAFERLLDRIIEGFTSTLKWAFNHKFITLGVTFLLLIGSFMLVPFGFIGSEFIPAGDRGEVSLQLELPKNSTVEQTNFATKQVEEYLRTIPEVKRVFTTVGTTASSQQGQTSAYQSELSVALVDVKERTFSTQQFSRQAKADIESKLPNVEVSPVPVGLVGNAQAPIQVVLSGSNIDTLIAFSKRVTQVVESVPGTVDVEVSVEGGNPEIEVIVDRDKMASVGMSLESVGAGMQMAFSGNTDATFRSGTEDYDINIRLDEFDRRNVTDIANLSFVNNQGKLVRLGQFAEIKQSTGPSQLERTNRVTSLNVNSQVIGRPSGSVGADIQAKMAEVKVPNGVTIDYAGDLKNQSEGFGTLGIALLASIIFVYLIMVALYDSYVYPLVVLFSIPLAIIGALLALALAAQSLSIFSILGIIMMIGLVAKNAIMVVDFTNQMKKEGHHVKDALLEAVRIRFRPILMTTLAMVIGMLPIALAGGSVAATKNGLAWALIGGLSSSMFLTLIVVPIIYYGFDRILAKFGWDKTTEIVLIDKTAEELERETAELEAKKEQHAGHPAIA; encoded by the coding sequence ATGAACATAACCAAATTATCCATTCAGCGGTCAACCCTGGTAGTGGTGGTCTTTACGGTCCTTACCCTGCTAGGCGTTGTCTCCTACAATTCCCTCAACTACGAGTTGCTGCCCAAGTTCAGCCCGCCCGTGTTGACCATTACCACCCTGTACCCCGGGGCTTCGCCGAACGAGGTGGAGAACTCAGTGACCAAAGAGATTGAAGACGCGCTTTCTGCCCTGGAGAACGTGAAGGAGATGAAAGGCACCTCTCTGGAGAGTTTCTCCATCATCACCATTCAGCTGAACCAAGGCACCAACGTAGACTTGAGCTTGCAGGACGCCCAGCGCAAGATCAACGCCATTCTGGCCCGTTTGCCCGAAGACGCAGATCCGCCCACGCTGAACAAGTTTGACTTTGACGACTTGCCTATCATCAAAATGGGAGCCACGGCTAACATGCCCGCCACCCAATTCTTTGACCTGATTGAGAACAAGATTAAGCCAGAGCTTTCCCGCGTGCCCGGCATGGCCCAGATTAAGATCCTGGGTGGTTCTGAGCGTGAGATCAAGGTGAACATACAAGCAGATAAACTGGAAGCCTATGGCATTTCCATCCTGCAGGTACAGCAGAAGATCAAAAACTCTAACCTGGACTTCCCTACTGGTAGAATTAAGAACGAGAACGGTCAGACCCAGCTGCGTTTGGCCGGTAAATACCAGAACCTGGACCAACTGCGCAACCTGGTCATCAAAGATGATCAAAATGGCGTGGTGCGTTTGTCTGATCTAGCTGAGGTGCAGGATACCCAGAAAGACACTGATGTGTTGAGCCGTATCAACTCTAAGCCGTCCGTGGGTATTACCATCCAGAAGCAGTCAGATGCCAACGCCGTAGAGGTGAGTGCTCAGACCAAGGCCGCTTTGGCCAACCTGGAAAAGATCTATGCCAACCAAGGTCTTAAATTCAACATTGCCTCAGACAGCTCTGACTTTACCCTGGAAGCCGCTGACTCTGTGATCCATGACTTGATCATTGCCGTTATTTTGGTGGCCGTGGTAATGCTCTTGTTCCTGCACTCCCTGCGCAACGCAGTGATTGTAATGATTTCCATCCCGGCCTCTTTGGTAGCCACGTTCATTGCCATGTACCTGTTGGGCTACTCTTTGAACCTGATGTCCTTGCTGGCTCTCTCGCTGGTGGTGGGTATTCTGGTAGATGATGCCATTGTGGTAATTGAGAACATTTACCGGCACATGGAGATGGGCAAGAACCCGGCTCAGGCGGCGTATGATGGTATCAAGGAAATCATGGCCACCGTTACTTCCATTACCCTGGTAATTGTGGTAGTGTTCGTACCGATTGCCTTGTCTACTGGTCTGGTATCTGACATTTTGCGCCAGTTTGCCGTGGTAGTGGCCATTGCCACCATGATCTCGCTCTTCGTAGCGTTTACCCTCATTCCGTTGCTGGCCAGCCGCTTCTCTAAACTAGAGCACGTGTCTGACAAGAACATCTTTGGGCGCTTTATCTTGGCGTTTGAGCGTTTACTGGATAGAATCATTGAAGGCTTCACCTCTACTTTGAAGTGGGCGTTCAACCACAAGTTCATTACGCTGGGCGTGACCTTCTTGCTCCTGATCGGTTCGTTTATGCTGGTGCCGTTTGGCTTTATAGGGTCTGAGTTTATTCCGGCGGGTGACCGTGGTGAGGTGAGCTTGCAGCTGGAGTTACCCAAGAACTCTACCGTAGAACAAACCAACTTTGCCACCAAACAGGTAGAAGAATACCTACGCACCATCCCAGAAGTGAAGCGGGTGTTCACCACGGTGGGTACAACGGCTTCTTCGCAGCAGGGTCAAACCTCGGCGTACCAGTCTGAGCTTTCTGTGGCCCTGGTAGACGTGAAAGAGCGCACCTTCAGTACGCAGCAGTTCAGCCGTCAAGCCAAGGCAGACATTGAAAGCAAACTACCCAACGTAGAAGTTTCTCCGGTGCCGGTAGGTCTGGTAGGAAACGCGCAGGCACCTATTCAGGTAGTATTGTCTGGGTCCAACATTGACACCCTCATTGCCTTCTCCAAGCGCGTGACCCAGGTAGTGGAAAGCGTGCCGGGAACTGTGGACGTGGAAGTCTCTGTAGAAGGCGGTAACCCTGAGATTGAAGTGATTGTAGACCGCGACAAGATGGCCAGCGTAGGCATGTCTCTGGAAAGCGTGGGTGCCGGTATGCAGATGGCCTTCTCTGGAAACACAGACGCTACCTTCCGCTCCGGTACCGAGGACTATGACATTAACATTCGTCTGGATGAGTTTGACCGCCGCAACGTAACCGACATCGCCAACCTGTCTTTTGTGAACAACCAAGGCAAATTGGTGCGCTTGGGTCAGTTCGCGGAGATTAAGCAGTCTACCGGTCCTTCTCAGTTGGAGCGTACTAACCGCGTAACGTCTTTGAACGTGAACTCGCAAGTAATCGGGCGTCCGTCTGGTTCTGTAGGTGCTGACATTCAAGCCAAGATGGCCGAGGTGAAAGTACCCAACGGGGTGACCATTGACTACGCCGGTGACTTAAAGAACCAGAGCGAAGGCTTTGGTACGCTGGGAATTGCCTTGCTGGCGTCTATCATTTTCGTGTACCTGATCATGGTGGCCTTGTATGACTCCTATGTGTACCCATTGGTGGTATTGTTCTCTATTCCGCTGGCCATTATTGGGGCCTTGCTGGCCCTGGCTTTGGCCGCGCAGTCATTGAGTATTTTCTCCATCCTGGGAATTATCATGATGATTGGTCTGGTAGCCAAGAACGCCATTATGGTGGTAGACTTTACCAACCAGATGAAGAAGGAAGGACACCACGTGAAAGACGCTTTGTTGGAGGCCGTGCGCATCCGTTTCCGCCCGATCCTGATGACCACCCTGGCCATGGTGATTGGTATGCTACCGATTGCCTTAGCCGGTGGCTCCGTAGCCGCAACCAAGAACGGTCTGGCCTGGGCCCTGATTGGCGGTCTGAGTTCTTCCATGTTCCTGACCCTGATTGTGGTACCCATCATCTATTATGGTTTTGACCGCATTCTGGCCAAGTTTGGCTGGGACAAGACCACCGAGATTGTTTTGATTGACAAGACCGCCGAAGAGCTGGAGCGTGAAACCGCTGAGCTGGAAGCCAAGAAAGAACAACACGCCGGACACCCGGCCATTGCCTAA
- a CDS encoding GH92 family glycosyl hydrolase, giving the protein MNRLLRFPLLLLALSCTISSSFSQKKKTPFEPAELVNPLMGTDSKPSLSNGNTYPAIAVPWGMNFWTPQTGTTGNGWAYTYAADKIRGFKQTHQPSPWMNDYGQFVIMPVTGKMKFDQDGRASWFSHKAEVAKPYYYSVYLADHDVTTEITPTERAAQFRFTYPKADSSFLVIDALDKGSYIKVLPAQKKIIGYTTRAARSNPKNFRNYFVIYLDKAFTFSRTFRGNTLVKDSLEMTSNHSGAVIGFRTTKGEKVNLKVASSFISFEQAELNLQRELAQDNFDQTKEKARNIWNKTLSRIEVEGGSEEQLRTFYSCLYRTLFFPHKMYEVNAAGKTMHYSPYTGQVHDGYRFAGTGFWDTFRALYPFLNLMYPSINQEMQAGLVNDFLEGGWLPEWSSPGYADIMVGNNSASVVADAYMKGLRGYDIEKLYEALIHGANNEGPISAIGRKGVEYYKKLGYVPYDVKINENAARTLEYAYDDFAIYQLAKALKKPQAEIDLYAKRSQNYRNLFDPSTGLMRGKNQDGTFQSPFNPFKWGDAFTEGNSWHYSWSVFHDVQGLVNLMGGKENFVKKLDSVFTLPPVFDDTYYGSVIHEIKEMQIANMGQYAHGNQPIQHMIYLYNFGGAPWKTQYWARETMNRMYKPTPDGYCGDEDNGQTSAWYVFSAMGFYPVCPGTTQYVLGAPLFQKMTLTLENGKKVEIEAPKNSDENRYVQELKVNGKSYDKNWVDHFDLMKGGSLKFDMTNQPNTKRGTQESAFPFSFSSKQ; this is encoded by the coding sequence ATGAACCGTCTCCTTAGATTCCCCCTGCTCCTTCTGGCGCTGTCCTGCACCATTTCTTCTTCCTTCAGCCAGAAGAAAAAAACGCCATTTGAACCCGCCGAGCTCGTCAACCCGCTCATGGGCACCGACTCCAAACCCAGCCTCTCCAACGGCAACACCTACCCGGCTATTGCCGTGCCGTGGGGCATGAACTTCTGGACGCCGCAGACCGGCACCACGGGCAACGGCTGGGCCTACACCTACGCCGCCGACAAAATCAGAGGGTTCAAGCAGACGCACCAACCTAGCCCCTGGATGAATGACTACGGCCAGTTTGTGATTATGCCCGTGACTGGCAAAATGAAGTTTGACCAGGACGGCCGTGCCAGCTGGTTCTCGCACAAGGCCGAAGTCGCCAAACCCTACTACTACAGCGTCTACTTGGCGGATCATGACGTGACCACGGAGATTACGCCCACAGAGCGCGCCGCCCAATTCCGGTTCACATATCCCAAAGCTGATAGTTCCTTTTTGGTGATTGACGCTCTAGACAAAGGCTCTTACATTAAAGTGCTGCCGGCGCAGAAGAAAATTATTGGGTACACCACCCGCGCCGCCCGTAGCAACCCGAAGAACTTCCGGAACTACTTCGTAATCTACCTGGACAAGGCCTTCACTTTCTCCCGCACCTTCAGAGGTAACACGTTGGTAAAAGACTCCCTGGAAATGACTTCAAATCACTCGGGTGCAGTCATTGGGTTCAGAACTACCAAAGGCGAGAAAGTGAATCTGAAAGTGGCTTCGTCGTTCATCAGTTTTGAGCAGGCAGAGCTCAACCTACAACGCGAATTAGCCCAGGACAACTTTGACCAGACCAAAGAGAAGGCCCGCAACATCTGGAACAAAACCTTAAGCCGTATTGAGGTGGAAGGCGGTTCTGAGGAACAACTACGCACCTTCTATTCCTGCCTGTACCGCACGCTGTTCTTCCCGCACAAGATGTATGAGGTGAATGCCGCCGGTAAAACCATGCACTACAGCCCCTACACCGGCCAAGTGCACGACGGTTACCGTTTTGCCGGCACTGGTTTCTGGGACACGTTTAGGGCGCTCTACCCTTTCCTAAACCTCATGTACCCCAGTATTAACCAGGAAATGCAAGCCGGTCTGGTGAATGATTTCCTGGAAGGTGGTTGGTTGCCGGAATGGTCCAGCCCCGGCTACGCCGATATTATGGTGGGCAACAACTCGGCCTCAGTGGTGGCAGACGCTTACATGAAAGGCCTGCGCGGCTATGACATTGAAAAACTGTACGAGGCGCTCATTCACGGCGCCAACAATGAAGGTCCTATCTCCGCCATCGGCCGGAAGGGCGTCGAGTATTACAAAAAGCTGGGCTACGTGCCGTATGACGTCAAAATCAATGAGAATGCCGCCCGTACGCTGGAGTATGCCTATGACGACTTCGCCATTTACCAACTGGCCAAAGCCTTGAAGAAACCACAGGCCGAGATTGACTTGTACGCCAAGCGTAGCCAGAACTATAGAAACCTGTTTGACCCGAGCACCGGTTTGATGCGTGGTAAAAACCAGGACGGCACGTTCCAGTCGCCGTTTAACCCCTTTAAATGGGGAGACGCGTTCACAGAGGGTAACAGCTGGCACTACAGCTGGAGCGTGTTTCATGACGTGCAGGGTCTGGTGAACCTGATGGGCGGAAAAGAGAACTTCGTAAAGAAGCTGGACTCCGTTTTCACTTTGCCTCCAGTGTTTGATGATACCTATTACGGAAGTGTGATTCATGAAATTAAGGAGATGCAGATTGCCAACATGGGCCAGTACGCGCACGGCAACCAGCCCATTCAGCACATGATTTACCTGTACAACTTTGGGGGAGCGCCCTGGAAAACCCAGTACTGGGCCCGCGAAACCATGAACCGCATGTACAAACCCACGCCAGACGGTTACTGCGGCGATGAGGACAACGGCCAGACCAGCGCATGGTACGTTTTCAGCGCTATGGGTTTCTATCCCGTCTGCCCCGGCACCACTCAATACGTGCTAGGTGCGCCGCTCTTCCAGAAGATGACCTTAACACTGGAGAATGGCAAGAAGGTAGAGATTGAAGCCCCAAAAAACAGTGATGAAAACCGCTATGTACAGGAGCTAAAGGTGAATGGCAAAAGCTATGACAAGAACTGGGTGGACCACTTTGACCTGATGAAAGGAGGCTCTCTTAAGTTTGACATGACCAACCAGCCCAACACCAAACGAGGCACCCAGGAAAGCGCCTTCCCTTTTTCGTTTTCATCTAAGCAATAA
- a CDS encoding acyl carrier protein encodes MSILLAPSLQEQVVYHIQQRTRLPLSKLKPAAHLYQDLGLDTLQVVEIIWDLEKRFRVEIPDNVPLQTVGDFIQFLETTKK; translated from the coding sequence ATGAGTATCTTACTAGCGCCTTCTCTGCAAGAGCAGGTAGTCTACCACATCCAACAACGCACCCGGCTTCCTCTCTCTAAATTGAAGCCCGCCGCGCACCTGTACCAGGACCTGGGCCTGGACACGCTGCAAGTGGTAGAGATTATCTGGGACCTGGAAAAACGGTTTCGGGTAGAGATTCCGGACAATGTTCCCCTGCAAACCGTTGGGGATTTCATCCAATTCCTGGAAACTACTAAGAAATAA